The following proteins are encoded in a genomic region of Zea mays cultivar B73 chromosome 9, Zm-B73-REFERENCE-NAM-5.0, whole genome shotgun sequence:
- the LOC103637883 gene encoding uncharacterized protein, which produces MWPGCGGRFYWAPESAPPGQARGVAVLFAWVWSDEAQLRPFVELYSSLGWRCLVCHPDLVALYLSEKATSLATGVISELVKELRVKPVPTVLASFSGGSKGCMYKVIQLLAGICEGDATMKDYRLVRNCICGQIYDSSPVDFVSDVGTQFLQKPAVGNLSQSTILRSWMAKVLASGMDTLFPSRIEAQRAEYWHTLYSAAGLGPVLIFCSEDDNLAPCHIICGFARRLIELGTDVKLMKWSDSQHVGHYNSHEIEYRKAVDDTLKKALVTFCHRSQLYDSNMAGDQEYKIAHSVCSLHNAAANSNESLRRVANSPSDHFFLPSSKDHDESREPSSLIEDQRRHISHPPCMEPKGVLGQILFDVCVPNNVEGWDIKPTVSPNGRPTFASARQLGPFNPIRYFRRSRL; this is translated from the exons ATGTGGCCCGGCTGCGGTGGGCGGTTCTACTGGGCGCCGGAATCGGcgccgccggggcaagcgagggGTGTCGCGGTCTTGTTCGCGTGGGTGTGGAGCGACGAGGCGCAGCTGCGGCCGTTCGTTGAGCTGTACTCCTCGCTCGGGTGGCGCTGCCTCGTCTGCCACCCCGACCTCGTCGCGCT ATATCTCTCTGAGAAAGCAACATCTCTGGCAACTGGTGTTATTAGTGAGCTGGTTAAG GAACTGAGAGTAAAACCTGTGCCAACTGTTCTTGCTTCCTTTTCTGGTGGCTCAAAAGGGTGCATGTACAAGGTTATTCAG TTACTAGCTGGAATATGTGAAGGAGATGCAACCATG AAGGATTATCGGTTAGTGAGAAACTGTATCTGCGGGCAAATTTATGACTCTAGCCCTGTAGATTTTGTCAGTGATGTGGGCACCCAGTTTCTCCAAAAGCCTGCTGTTGGAAATTTATCTCAGTCAACTATATTACGTTCATGGATGGCAAAGGTTCTAGCTTCTGGCATGGATACTCTCTTCCCAAGCAGGATTGAAGCTCAGCGTGCAGAGTACTGGCACACACTATACTCAGCAGCA GGATTGGGTCCTGTTCTTATATTTTGCTCAGAAGATGATAATCTTGCTCCATGCCATATTATCTGTGGCTTTGCAAGGCGATTGATTGAACTAGGCACAGATGTTAAACTTATGAAATGGAGCGACTCCCAACATGTCG GCCATTACAATTCACATGAAATTGAATACAGGAAAGCTGTAGATGATACGTTGAAGAAGGCTCTTGTTACCTTCTGCCACCGAAGCCAACTATATGACTCAAATATGGCTGGTGACCAGGAGTATAAGATAGCGCACTCAGTGTGCAGTCTACACAATGCTGCAGCCAATTCAAATGAGAGCTTAAGAAGGGTTGCTAACAGTCCTAGTGATCACTTCTTCTTGCCAAGTTCGAAGGACCATGATGAATCTCGGGAACCCAGTTCTCTAATTGAGGATCAGAGGCGCCACATCTCACATCCACCCTGCATGGAGCCTAAAGGAGTCCTTGGCCAAATCCTGTTTGATGTTTGTGTTCCAAATAATGTTGAAGGATGGGACATTAAGCCGACAGTGTCCCCGAATGGACGGCCAACGTTTGCTTCTGCCCGGCAACTTGGTCCATTCAATCCCATAAGGTACTTCCGGCGCTCAAGACTGTAG
- the LOC103637884 gene encoding uncharacterized protein: MAFMRYRALPQGELTVEGFRAWLAQFDADRDGRISREELQHALRSLNVWFAWWKARGAVRAADADRDGGVQLIGEDEVARLFAFAQTHLHVKIAQLGY, encoded by the coding sequence ATGGCGTTCATGCGGTACCGCGCGCTGCCGCAGGGGGAGCTGACGGTGGAGGGGTTCCGGGCGTGGCTGGCGCAGTTCGACGCGGACCGCGACGGCCGGATCAGCAGGGAGGAGCTGCAGCACGCGCTGCGCAGCCTCAACGTGTGGTTCGCGTGGTGGAAGGCCCGGGGCGCCGTGCGCGCCGCCGACGCCGACCGCGACGGCGGCGTGCAGCTCATCggggaggacgaggtggcccgccTCTTCGCCTTCGCGCAGACCCACCTCCACGTCAAGATCGCCCAGCTTGGGTACTAA